A single window of Hymenobacter sp. APR13 DNA harbors:
- a CDS encoding LLM class flavin-dependent oxidoreductase, whose amino-acid sequence MQLGIDSFAAAPTGGTASDNATALGQLLERIERADQVGLDFFGIGEHHRREFLDSAPAVILGAAAARTSRIRLGSAVAVLSAADPVRVFQQFSTLDLLSNGRAELVVGRGSFTEAFPLFGLNLHDYDALFEEKLALLLQIRDQEQVSWSGRFRPALTGQAVYPRPMQAQLPIWRGVGGTPESFVRAGAMGLPLMVAIIGGETHRFRPLVDLYREAGRKAGFAPEQLQVGLHSLGYVADTTEQAVTEYYPGYARTFTRIGRERGWPPVTPGHFEAQRGPRGALLVGNPEEVAAKILRHAESLGGVSRVTFQMDNADLAPEKLLRAIELLGERVKPLLG is encoded by the coding sequence ATGCAGCTTGGTATCGACAGCTTCGCCGCGGCCCCTACGGGGGGCACCGCCTCCGACAACGCCACGGCCCTGGGCCAGCTCCTGGAGCGTATCGAGCGGGCCGACCAGGTGGGCCTGGATTTCTTCGGCATCGGCGAGCATCACCGCCGCGAGTTCCTGGATTCGGCCCCGGCCGTGATTCTGGGTGCGGCGGCCGCCCGCACCAGCCGCATCCGGCTGGGCAGCGCCGTGGCCGTGCTCAGCGCCGCCGATCCGGTGCGGGTGTTCCAGCAGTTTTCCACCCTCGACCTGCTGAGCAACGGCCGGGCCGAGCTGGTGGTGGGCCGCGGCTCCTTCACCGAAGCCTTCCCGCTGTTCGGCCTGAACCTGCACGACTACGACGCCCTGTTCGAGGAAAAGCTGGCGTTGCTGCTCCAGATCCGCGACCAAGAGCAGGTAAGCTGGTCGGGGCGGTTCCGGCCGGCCCTGACGGGGCAGGCCGTGTACCCGCGGCCCATGCAGGCGCAGCTGCCCATCTGGCGCGGCGTCGGCGGCACACCCGAGTCGTTTGTGCGGGCCGGGGCCATGGGGCTGCCGCTGATGGTGGCCATCATCGGGGGTGAAACCCACCGCTTCCGCCCGCTGGTGGATTTATACCGCGAGGCCGGCCGGAAGGCGGGCTTCGCGCCTGAGCAGCTGCAGGTCGGTCTGCATTCCCTGGGCTACGTGGCCGACACCACCGAGCAGGCCGTGACCGAATACTACCCCGGCTACGCCCGCACCTTCACGCGCATCGGGCGGGAGCGGGGCTGGCCGCCCGTCACGCCCGGCCACTTCGAGGCCCAGCGCGGCCCCCGCGGCGCGCTGCTGGTCGGCAACCCCGAGGAAGTAGCCGCCAAGATTCTGCGCCACGCCGAGTCGCTGGGCGGGGTGAGCCGCGTCACGTTCCAGATGGACAACGCCGACCTGGCCCCTGAAAAGCTGCTCCGCGCCATCGAGCTGCTGGGCGAGCGGGTGAAGCCGCTGCTGGGATAA
- a CDS encoding sensor histidine kinase: MPESVLRAAGRWPAPSARTTTLLLQALLWLVLAGFYFAWNNRPNFRFEGPNWPLVGLQMGYAVLLFNALVYLIIPRWLLRGHYGRALLGGVALLYAFQFWMYAGTRLAEAYVPLSGVLRRTMHGFYVEGFWAGLLSPGQQLSVFFGLLAICLFPVLISFLAYALVVDRRRLQLERNHLRLELGYLKSQINPQFLFNTLGSLHQLTRTRDARAGDVVLHLADLMRYALYETDTERVLLSRELEFLEDYLALERLRRPDTVRISHETTGTPAHQQLAPLLLHPFLERLCAGLDAAPPGTAATLHSTVALQPEAVTFTLTRTSAVPLTYRPDAAVDAALRRLTLLYPGQHTVALTEDAHCVHLRLHLQLPPDAPLAR, encoded by the coding sequence ATGCCAGAATCTGTTTTGCGGGCCGCCGGGCGCTGGCCGGCCCCGAGTGCCCGCACCACCACGCTGCTGCTGCAGGCGCTGCTGTGGCTGGTGCTGGCCGGGTTCTACTTCGCCTGGAACAACCGCCCCAACTTCCGCTTCGAGGGGCCCAACTGGCCGCTGGTAGGGCTGCAGATGGGCTACGCGGTGCTGTTGTTCAATGCCCTGGTGTACCTGATTATTCCGCGCTGGCTGCTGCGCGGGCACTACGGCCGGGCCCTGCTGGGTGGGGTGGCCCTGCTCTATGCCTTTCAGTTCTGGATGTACGCCGGCACCCGGCTGGCCGAAGCGTACGTACCGCTGTCGGGGGTGCTGCGGCGCACTATGCACGGGTTTTACGTGGAAGGCTTCTGGGCCGGGCTCCTCAGCCCTGGTCAGCAGCTGAGCGTGTTTTTCGGGCTGCTGGCCATCTGTCTGTTTCCGGTGCTGATTAGCTTTCTGGCTTACGCGCTGGTGGTGGACCGCCGCCGGCTGCAGCTGGAGCGCAACCACCTGCGCCTGGAGTTGGGCTACCTCAAGTCGCAGATCAACCCGCAGTTTCTGTTCAACACCCTCGGCAGTTTGCACCAGCTCACCCGCACCCGCGACGCCCGGGCCGGTGACGTGGTGCTGCACCTGGCCGACCTGATGCGCTACGCGCTCTACGAAACCGATACCGAGCGGGTGCTGCTCAGCCGGGAGCTGGAGTTTCTGGAAGACTACCTGGCCCTGGAACGCCTGCGTCGCCCCGATACCGTGCGCATCAGCCACGAAACCACCGGCACGCCCGCCCACCAGCAGCTCGCGCCGCTGCTGCTGCACCCGTTTCTGGAGCGCCTCTGCGCCGGCCTCGACGCCGCCCCGCCCGGCACCGCCGCCACCCTGCACAGCACCGTGGCGTTGCAGCCCGAGGCCGTGACGTTTACCCTGACCCGCACCAGCGCCGTGCCCCTCACCTACCGCCCCGACGCGGCCGTGGACGCCGCCCTGCGCCGCCTGACCCTGCTCTACCCCGGCCAGCACACCGTGGCCCTCACCGAAGACGCCCACTGCGTGCACCTGCGCCTCCACCTGCAACTACCGCCCGATGCGCCGCTGGCTCGCTAA
- a CDS encoding sensor histidine kinase → MRRWLAKTHTHASRFFATPGGRVLRHAAWWLLFVGFEYYVFRGFGQTPVVTWSFVLKDAVAAIGSYYFFSEVLLPHVLLRRRWLLTALGLVAIYYGWALCSYACYALLDRYGLISKDLYSYAHRFLDGSLWAGVFSWRSVSMGLNDFAVTVVPPILLRFIRFLLRSSNHSLRLERENLHLEVNFLKAQVNPHFLFNTLNNLYMMVVKQDERAPDMVQHLTQLLHYTVFESDAALVPLAREVEFLAAYLQLERLRYGQKVRIDYQQTGPLDAYRVTPLLFFPFVENAFKHGVDSSLDASWVAIFLTAADGWLQFEVRNSFSPDAPRREVGGVGIANVQKRLALHYAPPDYQLRLTHDPDAYTYRVTLALRLAPAAAAVPAAASLLPISPML, encoded by the coding sequence ATGCGCCGCTGGCTCGCTAAGACCCACACCCACGCCAGCCGTTTTTTTGCCACGCCGGGCGGCCGGGTGCTGCGGCACGCGGCCTGGTGGCTGCTGTTTGTGGGCTTTGAATACTACGTGTTCCGCGGCTTCGGCCAGACGCCGGTGGTAACCTGGAGCTTCGTGCTGAAGGATGCGGTGGCGGCCATCGGCAGCTACTATTTCTTCTCTGAAGTGCTGCTGCCGCACGTTTTGCTGCGGCGGCGCTGGCTGCTCACGGCGCTGGGGCTGGTGGCCATCTACTACGGCTGGGCCCTGTGCTCCTACGCCTGCTACGCCCTGCTGGACCGCTACGGCCTGATTTCCAAGGACCTCTACAGCTACGCGCACCGCTTCCTCGATGGCAGCCTGTGGGCCGGGGTGTTTTCGTGGCGCAGCGTGAGCATGGGCCTCAACGATTTTGCCGTGACGGTGGTGCCGCCCATTCTGCTGCGCTTCATCCGGTTTTTGCTCCGCAGCAGCAACCACAGCCTGCGCCTGGAGCGCGAAAACCTGCATCTGGAAGTGAATTTCCTCAAAGCCCAGGTGAACCCGCACTTCCTGTTCAACACCCTCAACAACCTGTATATGATGGTGGTGAAGCAGGACGAGCGCGCGCCCGACATGGTGCAGCACCTCACCCAACTGCTGCACTACACGGTGTTTGAGTCGGATGCGGCGCTGGTGCCGCTGGCGCGGGAGGTGGAGTTTCTGGCGGCCTACCTGCAGCTGGAGCGGCTGCGCTACGGCCAGAAGGTTCGCATCGACTACCAGCAAACCGGCCCGCTGGACGCCTACCGCGTCACGCCGCTGCTGTTCTTTCCCTTCGTGGAAAATGCCTTTAAGCACGGCGTGGACAGCAGCCTCGACGCTTCCTGGGTGGCCATTTTCCTCACGGCCGCCGATGGCTGGCTGCAGTTCGAGGTCCGCAACAGCTTCAGCCCCGATGCTCCGCGGCGCGAAGTAGGCGGCGTGGGCATTGCCAACGTGCAGAAGCGCCTGGCCCTGCACTACGCCCCGCCGGACTACCAGCTCCGCCTCACCCACGACCCCGACGCCTACACCTACCGCGTAACCTTGGCCCTGCGCCTCGCCCCGGCCGCCGCCGCTGTTCCCGCTGCGGCTTCCCTCCTGCCCATCTCCCCAATGCTATGA
- a CDS encoding LytR/AlgR family response regulator transcription factor, translating to MINCLIIDDEPFARELLQGYIAQMPGLHLVASCEHVFEALEVLQQQRIDLLFSDINMPQVNGLEFIRSLHNPPYVIFVTASPHHALEGYELDALDYVVKPVSFPRFMKAVNKALAVVGSRPAAPVAAAPQFLFVKEGHSLRRVLFEEIYYIEGMKDYIRIVLKNQMIITYLRMSRVEDQLPPSRFIRIQKSYIVRLDAIRAISGNEVELYDLPEKLPVGKQHKEPLLAQFGL from the coding sequence ATGATTAACTGCCTGATTATCGACGACGAGCCCTTCGCCCGCGAGCTGCTGCAGGGCTACATTGCCCAGATGCCCGGCCTGCACCTGGTAGCCAGCTGCGAGCATGTCTTCGAGGCCCTGGAGGTGCTCCAGCAGCAGCGCATCGACTTGCTGTTTTCCGACATCAACATGCCCCAGGTGAACGGGCTGGAGTTTATCCGCTCTTTGCACAACCCGCCCTACGTCATCTTCGTCACGGCCTCGCCCCACCACGCGCTGGAAGGCTACGAGCTCGACGCCCTCGATTACGTGGTGAAGCCCGTGTCGTTTCCGCGCTTCATGAAGGCCGTGAACAAGGCCCTAGCCGTGGTGGGCAGCCGCCCGGCCGCCCCGGTGGCCGCCGCGCCGCAGTTTCTGTTCGTGAAGGAGGGCCACTCCCTGCGCCGGGTGCTGTTCGAGGAAATCTACTACATCGAGGGCATGAAGGACTACATCCGCATCGTGCTCAAAAACCAGATGATCATCACCTACCTGCGCATGAGCCGCGTGGAAGACCAACTGCCACCCAGTCGCTTCATCCGCATCCAGAAGTCCTACATCGTGCGCCTCGACGCCATCCGGGCCATCAGCGGCAACGAAGTTGAGCTCTACGACCTGCCCGAAAAGCTGCCTGTCGGCAAGCAGCACAAAGAACCCCTGCTAGCCCAGTTCGGGCTGTAG
- a CDS encoding Mrp/NBP35 family ATP-binding protein, whose translation MEPITKEAVLKALSYVEEPDLGKDLVTLNMIEDVQIDGRRVSFTVVLTTPACPLKQLIHDACERAIHTMVDKDAEVVIVMTSRVTTMRQNRDLLPGVKNIIAIASGKGGVGKSTVTANLAIALAKTGAKVGLVDADISGPSMPLMFGVMDERPHVFQGPDGKNLIQPVVAHGVKLMSIGFLAPAESAIVWRGPMASSALKQFITEVDWGELDYLLLDMPPGTSDIHLTMVQTVPVTGSLIVTTPQKVALADAEKGLQMFRLPQINVPVLGIVENMAWFTPAELPDNKYFIFGEGGGVGLAAKHEVPLLGQIPLVQSIRENGDQGTPAILQDGTPAAEVFAQLAEELARQVSIRNAVAPKTNIVEMKS comes from the coding sequence ATGGAACCCATTACCAAAGAAGCCGTCCTCAAGGCCCTGAGCTACGTGGAGGAGCCCGACCTGGGCAAAGACCTCGTGACGCTCAACATGATTGAGGACGTGCAGATTGACGGCCGCCGCGTGTCGTTCACGGTGGTGCTCACCACGCCCGCCTGCCCCCTCAAACAGCTCATCCACGACGCCTGTGAGCGGGCCATCCACACGATGGTGGACAAGGACGCCGAAGTCGTCATCGTCATGACCTCGCGCGTGACCACCATGCGCCAGAACCGCGACCTGCTGCCCGGCGTGAAGAATATCATTGCCATTGCCTCGGGCAAGGGCGGCGTGGGCAAAAGCACCGTGACGGCCAACCTAGCCATTGCGCTGGCCAAAACCGGCGCCAAGGTGGGCCTCGTGGACGCCGATATCAGCGGCCCCAGCATGCCCCTCATGTTCGGCGTGATGGACGAGCGGCCCCACGTATTCCAGGGCCCCGACGGCAAAAACCTCATCCAGCCGGTGGTAGCACACGGCGTGAAGCTGATGAGCATCGGCTTCCTGGCCCCGGCCGAGTCGGCCATTGTGTGGCGCGGCCCGATGGCCTCCTCCGCCCTCAAGCAGTTCATCACGGAAGTGGACTGGGGCGAACTGGACTACCTGCTCCTCGACATGCCCCCCGGAACCTCCGACATCCACCTGACGATGGTGCAGACGGTGCCCGTCACCGGCTCGCTCATCGTGACCACGCCCCAGAAAGTAGCCCTGGCCGACGCCGAAAAGGGCCTGCAGATGTTCCGGCTGCCGCAAATCAACGTGCCGGTGCTGGGCATAGTGGAGAACATGGCCTGGTTTACGCCCGCCGAGCTGCCCGACAACAAGTACTTCATCTTCGGCGAAGGCGGCGGCGTAGGACTGGCGGCCAAGCACGAGGTGCCGCTGCTGGGCCAGATTCCGCTGGTGCAGAGTATCCGCGAAAACGGTGACCAAGGCACGCCCGCCATCCTGCAGGACGGCACGCCGGCCGCCGAGGTCTTCGCCCAGCTGGCCGAGGAGCTGGCCCGCCAGGTGAGCATCCGCAACGCCGTAGCCCCGAAAACCAACATCGTGGAAATGAAGTCGTAA
- a CDS encoding NifU family protein codes for MTVSPTVETHPLLPRIEQALDTIRPYLAADGGNVRVLEITDDMVLRLELLGACGTCPMSPMTLKAGVEESVKKAVPEIRAVEAINVTPMSEQPAGQVR; via the coding sequence ATGACCGTATCGCCCACCGTGGAAACCCATCCGCTCCTGCCCCGCATCGAACAGGCCCTGGATACCATCCGGCCCTACCTGGCCGCCGACGGAGGCAACGTGCGCGTGCTGGAAATCACCGACGACATGGTGCTGCGCCTGGAGCTGCTCGGTGCCTGCGGCACCTGCCCCATGTCGCCGATGACGCTGAAAGCCGGCGTGGAGGAATCGGTGAAGAAGGCCGTGCCCGAAATCCGCGCCGTGGAGGCCATCAACGTCACGCCCATGAGTGAGCAGCCCGCCGGCCAGGTCCGGTAG
- the fahA gene encoding fumarylacetoacetase, with amino-acid sequence MANPNDPALHSWIDIAPGSDFPIQNLPFGVFETEERGPRLGVAIGEYVLDLYAVAQFGFFEDLELGAKMPKVFRRRSLNQFIALGRPAWRAVRQRVSELLRHDSTALRSDEVMRECLLRQTEVQMLRPVKPHNYTDFYSSIEHATNVGIMFRDPANALLPNWRHIPIGYHGRASSIVVSGTDIRRPNGQRKAPDAAAPTFGPSQQLDFELEVGFIVGQGTELGDTVPIQYAEDHIFGLVLFNDWSARDIQSWEYVPLGPFLGKSFGSSVSPWVVTLDALEPFRVAGPVQEPEPLLYLRQLDKHNFDVHLEVELQPENGPATTISRSNFGLMYWSMAQQLTHHASNGCNLQVGDLYASGTISGATPDSLGSMLELAWRGTRPLPLADGSERKFLLDGDTVTMRGYCEKDGLRIGFGEVTGKVLPAPVV; translated from the coding sequence ATGGCTAACCCCAACGACCCCGCCCTGCACTCCTGGATTGATATTGCCCCCGGCAGCGACTTTCCCATTCAGAACCTGCCGTTTGGCGTGTTCGAGACGGAGGAGCGCGGGCCTCGGCTGGGCGTAGCCATCGGCGAGTACGTGCTGGATTTGTACGCCGTGGCCCAGTTCGGCTTTTTCGAGGACCTGGAGCTGGGCGCGAAGATGCCCAAGGTGTTCCGCCGCCGCTCGCTCAACCAGTTTATTGCCCTGGGCCGGCCGGCGTGGCGGGCCGTGCGCCAGCGCGTCTCGGAGTTGCTGCGCCACGACAGCACCGCCCTCCGCTCGGATGAGGTGATGCGCGAGTGCCTGCTGCGCCAGACGGAGGTGCAGATGCTGCGCCCCGTGAAGCCCCACAACTACACCGATTTCTACAGCAGCATCGAGCACGCCACCAACGTGGGCATCATGTTCCGCGACCCGGCTAACGCGCTGCTGCCCAACTGGCGCCACATTCCCATCGGCTACCACGGCCGGGCCAGCAGCATCGTGGTGAGCGGCACCGATATCCGCCGGCCCAACGGCCAGCGCAAGGCCCCCGATGCCGCCGCGCCCACCTTCGGACCCTCGCAGCAGCTGGATTTCGAGCTGGAAGTGGGCTTTATTGTGGGCCAAGGCACGGAGCTCGGCGACACCGTGCCGATTCAGTACGCCGAGGACCACATTTTCGGGCTGGTGCTGTTCAACGACTGGAGCGCCCGCGACATTCAGAGCTGGGAGTACGTGCCGCTGGGGCCGTTCCTGGGCAAGAGCTTCGGCAGCAGCGTGTCGCCGTGGGTGGTGACGCTGGACGCGCTGGAGCCGTTCCGGGTGGCCGGCCCCGTGCAGGAGCCGGAGCCGCTGCTGTATCTGCGCCAGCTGGACAAGCACAACTTCGATGTGCACCTGGAAGTGGAGCTGCAGCCCGAAAACGGCCCCGCCACCACCATTTCCCGCTCCAACTTCGGGCTCATGTACTGGAGCATGGCCCAGCAGCTCACCCACCACGCCTCCAACGGTTGCAACCTGCAAGTCGGCGACCTGTACGCCTCGGGCACCATCTCGGGGGCCACGCCCGACTCGCTGGGCTCGATGCTGGAGCTGGCCTGGCGCGGCACCCGCCCCCTGCCCCTGGCCGACGGCTCGGAGCGCAAGTTCCTGCTCGACGGCGACACTGTAACCATGCGTGGCTACTGCGAAAAAGACGGCCTGCGCATCGGCTTCGGCGAGGTGACGGGCAAGGTGCTGCCGGCTCCGGTGGTGTAG
- a CDS encoding glycerol-3-phosphate dehydrogenase/oxidase, with amino-acid sequence MHHFTRETHLTQIAETLVWDVLIIGGGATGLGVAVDAASRGYRTLLLERADFAQGTSSRSTKLVHGGVRYLAQGQIGLVREALRERARLLQNAPHLAHRQAFVIPCYRWWERPWYLLGLKLYDLLAGRQGIGGAHLLNAAEAAQHLPGVQPAGLRGGVRYFDGQFDDARLALTLARTAANHGATVLNYMAVTALQKDAAGRVCGATAHDQETGRTYTLQAKVVVNATGVFVDEVLHLDTPAAAPLVRPSQGVHVVLPADFLPGPEALMIPQTPDGRVLFAVPWLGRVVVGTTDTLVPQATPEPRAQAEEIRFILETAGRYLTRPPQLRDVLSTWAGLRPLAAPAQAGAATKEISRSHKLLVSESGLLTITGGKWTTYRQMAEDVVNRAQQLGSLPVQACRTAVLPLHGAPASNLPLPNAALAAYGSDASALQQLLTENPAWAAPVAPGFPYVWAEVVWAIRHEMARTVPDVLARRLRLLFLDACAALAAAPAVAQLLAIELGRSEAWQQQQVAEFKELAAGYLTP; translated from the coding sequence ATGCACCACTTCACCCGCGAAACCCACCTCACTCAAATCGCTGAAACCCTCGTCTGGGACGTGCTCATCATCGGGGGCGGGGCCACGGGGCTGGGCGTGGCCGTGGACGCCGCCAGCCGCGGCTACCGTACGCTGCTGCTGGAGCGCGCAGATTTTGCCCAGGGCACCAGCAGCCGCAGCACCAAGCTGGTGCACGGCGGCGTGCGCTACCTGGCCCAGGGCCAGATAGGGCTGGTGCGTGAGGCCCTGCGCGAGCGGGCCCGGCTGCTGCAAAATGCCCCGCACCTGGCACATCGGCAGGCCTTCGTGATTCCGTGCTACCGGTGGTGGGAGCGGCCCTGGTATCTGCTGGGCCTGAAGCTCTACGACCTGTTGGCCGGCCGCCAGGGCATTGGCGGGGCCCACCTGCTGAACGCGGCCGAAGCCGCCCAGCACCTGCCGGGCGTGCAGCCCGCGGGCCTGCGCGGCGGCGTGCGCTACTTCGACGGGCAGTTTGACGATGCCCGCCTAGCCCTCACGCTGGCCCGCACCGCCGCCAACCACGGCGCTACCGTCCTCAACTACATGGCCGTAACGGCGCTGCAGAAAGACGCCGCCGGCCGCGTGTGCGGCGCTACAGCCCACGACCAGGAAACCGGCCGCACCTACACGCTGCAGGCCAAAGTGGTGGTAAATGCCACCGGCGTGTTCGTGGATGAAGTGCTGCACCTCGACACGCCCGCCGCCGCGCCGCTGGTGCGCCCCAGCCAGGGCGTGCACGTGGTGCTGCCCGCCGACTTTCTGCCCGGCCCCGAGGCCCTCATGATTCCACAGACGCCCGACGGCCGGGTGCTGTTTGCGGTGCCGTGGCTGGGCCGGGTGGTGGTGGGCACCACCGATACGTTGGTGCCGCAAGCCACTCCCGAGCCCCGTGCCCAGGCCGAAGAAATCCGCTTCATTCTCGAAACCGCCGGCCGCTACCTCACGCGCCCGCCGCAGCTACGCGACGTGCTCAGCACCTGGGCCGGTCTGCGCCCGCTGGCCGCGCCGGCGCAAGCCGGGGCTGCCACCAAGGAGATTTCGCGCAGCCACAAGCTGCTGGTATCAGAGTCGGGCCTGCTCACCATCACGGGCGGCAAATGGACCACCTACCGCCAGATGGCCGAGGACGTGGTAAACCGCGCTCAGCAACTGGGAAGCTTGCCCGTGCAGGCCTGCCGCACCGCCGTATTGCCCCTACACGGTGCTCCCGCCTCCAACCTGCCACTGCCCAATGCGGCACTGGCCGCGTATGGTTCCGACGCGTCGGCGCTGCAGCAATTGCTAACCGAAAACCCCGCCTGGGCGGCGCCGGTAGCGCCCGGCTTCCCCTATGTGTGGGCCGAAGTGGTGTGGGCCATCCGCCACGAAATGGCCCGCACCGTGCCCGACGTGCTGGCCCGGCGCCTGCGGCTGCTGTTTCTGGATGCCTGCGCCGCGCTGGCCGCCGCTCCGGCGGTGGCGCAGCTGCTGGCCATTGAGCTGGGACGTTCCGAAGCCTGGCAACAGCAGCAGGTAGCGGAGTTCAAGGAGCTAGCGGCCGGGTACCTCACCCCCTAA
- a CDS encoding zinc-dependent alcohol dehydrogenase, translating to MLAMDYRGPKRVRAVQKPMPEIMHPQDAIVRVLRTCICGSDLHLYNGNVPDTRVGSTFGHEFVGEIVEIGADVTKVKVGDRVLVPFNIACGECHFCRQGMFGNCHESNTESTAVGAIFGYSHTAGGYNGGQAEYARVPYANVGPTIIPPDMDLDDAVLLTDVIPTGYQAAEMAGIQTGDTVVVFGAGPIGIVAARCAWLFGAGRVIIIDQEDYRLEFARNYSYCEAYNFKEMNDPVLFIKKITDWMGADCVIDAVGAEAAGNTMQTITGRKLLLQAGSATALHWAINSVKKGGVVSIVGVYGPTDNLVPIGNMMNKGLTIRGNQTSVKRLLPRLIEHVQNGVLNPKALITHRIPLEDVADGYRMFSAKLDNCIKTVLMPPTANQ from the coding sequence ATGCTAGCCATGGACTACCGGGGCCCGAAAAGGGTCCGCGCCGTGCAAAAACCCATGCCGGAGATAATGCACCCGCAGGATGCCATTGTACGCGTATTACGCACCTGCATTTGCGGCTCCGACCTGCACCTCTACAACGGCAACGTGCCCGACACCCGCGTGGGCTCCACCTTCGGCCACGAGTTTGTGGGCGAAATCGTAGAAATCGGGGCCGATGTCACGAAAGTAAAAGTGGGTGACCGGGTGCTGGTGCCCTTCAACATTGCCTGCGGCGAGTGCCACTTCTGCCGCCAGGGCATGTTCGGCAACTGCCACGAATCCAACACCGAATCCACGGCGGTGGGGGCCATTTTCGGCTACTCGCACACAGCCGGTGGCTACAACGGCGGCCAGGCCGAATACGCCCGGGTGCCCTACGCCAACGTGGGGCCCACCATCATCCCGCCGGATATGGACCTCGATGATGCCGTGCTGCTCACCGACGTCATCCCGACCGGCTACCAGGCCGCCGAAATGGCCGGCATCCAGACCGGCGACACGGTGGTGGTGTTTGGGGCGGGGCCGATTGGCATTGTGGCCGCCCGCTGCGCCTGGCTATTTGGCGCCGGCCGCGTTATCATTATCGACCAGGAAGACTACCGCCTGGAATTTGCCCGCAACTACTCCTACTGCGAGGCTTACAACTTCAAGGAAATGAACGATCCGGTGCTGTTCATCAAGAAAATCACCGACTGGATGGGCGCTGACTGCGTGATTGATGCCGTGGGCGCCGAGGCGGCCGGCAACACCATGCAGACCATAACGGGCCGTAAGCTGCTGCTGCAGGCCGGCTCGGCTACGGCGCTGCACTGGGCCATCAATTCCGTGAAAAAAGGCGGCGTGGTGAGCATTGTGGGCGTATATGGCCCGACGGACAATCTCGTGCCCATCGGCAACATGATGAACAAGGGCTTAACTATCCGGGGCAACCAGACTTCGGTGAAGCGCCTGCTGCCGCGCCTGATTGAGCACGTGCAGAACGGCGTGCTCAACCCCAAGGCGCTGATTACGCACCGCATCCCGCTGGAAGACGTGGCCGACGGCTACCGCATGTTCTCCGCCAAGCTGGACAACTGCATCAAAACCGTGCTGATGCCCCCTACCGCCAACCAGTAA